Genomic segment of Eleutherodactylus coqui strain aEleCoq1 chromosome 1, aEleCoq1.hap1, whole genome shotgun sequence:
cccacagtgtcacctctccagtcagcagctcagtgatcttgttggtgagttctaggatcttctgctcatgtatcggtaagtgaggaggagcctccgtgatggggctctggctcctgctccaccCTCCTGACTCATGAAAAGGGCTGTTGGGAGTCGTACCATCacccgatgtcttcttcactattatgtaatcctgtgtatagagagagatatgTAGAGGACTGAAGCCAGTATTCCTCGGTCAATAAAAGctgggagattgtgatcccgttGTATagagcaacatgtcaaaagttttaattAGTTGGGTGGCCTATACGCCATTACAAAAGGACATGCAGCAGGAGAGCTCCAATCTGGTACCAGTACAATCCGATGCTATCAGGCCTCCTGTTGCATTCTACAGCCTCTACAGTCCTCCCCTACGGCGAGAGGCTCAAAAGCATGGGCTTTGTGGCCCAATAGGCCACCATAAAGGCTTCCAGCCTACCACGG
This window contains:
- the LOC136608658 gene encoding oocyte zinc finger protein XlCOF29-like, producing MENSKEITKGILNFTLKIIYMLTGEDYIIVKKTSGDGTTPNSPFHESGGWSRSQSPITEAPPHLPIHEQKILELTNKITELLTGEVTLWECWEIIQ